The Stenotrophomonas rhizophila genome has a window encoding:
- a CDS encoding helix-turn-helix domain-containing protein, with amino-acid sequence MKDVILLRLADQIRSMRAQRGLSQSDLAAAAGVNRKTIIELEKGSAGIALGTVVAVLESMGGELSVVPASKPTTAEVQSLLGLEPSPTLYDRRTTGQMAGKAAHILRRVSSGRKTKPAEPPAGGK; translated from the coding sequence ATGAAAGACGTCATCCTTCTCCGCCTTGCAGATCAGATCAGGAGCATGCGCGCCCAGCGGGGTCTGAGCCAGTCAGACTTGGCCGCTGCGGCCGGCGTCAACCGGAAAACGATCATCGAACTGGAGAAGGGGTCGGCCGGGATTGCGCTCGGGACCGTTGTGGCCGTGTTGGAAAGCATGGGTGGCGAGCTGAGCGTGGTGCCTGCTTCCAAACCAACAACGGCGGAAGTTCAGTCGCTGCTCGGTCTGGAGCCTTCGCCAACCCTCTACGACCGTCGCACGACAGGGCAGATGGCCGGCAAAGCGGCACATATCCTGCGACGGGTGAGCTCCGGTCGCAAGACCAAGCCCGCAGAGCCGCCGGCCGGAGGCAAGTGA
- a CDS encoding type II toxin-antitoxin system HipA family toxin: MAKRTTMTVSTPQGLSGQLDYVGYYTFNYAQDALPPCAVSLGMPVRMEPYDGPEPMAIFQMNLPEGHMLEMLQHRFGKTTALDPMLLLAMTGGEAGIGRVSLASSQFTAGAAVGVELSQVLADQGTRDLFQELADEYLLRSGVSGVQPKLLVPEQSGAIFGKALLPTRELIVKTEGAHFPGLAINEYLCMSIAREAGIPVPEFHLSEDGKRFVMRRFDRTQAGAPIGFEDIAVLVGLNAKAKYSLSYEQVAQVLNLYCSVEHRPAALAQLFDQVALSVLVGNGDAHLKNFGVIYEDPSKGSVTMSPAYDIVCTTCYLPSDVLALTLNHQKGLMAARADLEAFGKNHCGLADPMARIARLVEAMHVVMYTESHRIDQVRGLRQCFEPSLARFEKLLARQGSNASAR; this comes from the coding sequence ATGGCCAAGCGCACCACCATGACGGTATCCACGCCCCAAGGCCTCTCGGGGCAGTTGGACTACGTGGGCTACTACACCTTCAACTACGCACAGGACGCCCTACCTCCCTGCGCTGTGTCGTTGGGCATGCCGGTACGCATGGAACCGTATGACGGCCCCGAACCCATGGCCATCTTCCAGATGAACCTGCCCGAAGGCCACATGTTGGAGATGCTGCAGCATCGGTTCGGCAAAACCACTGCGCTTGATCCCATGTTGCTGCTGGCAATGACGGGCGGTGAAGCGGGTATTGGCCGCGTATCGCTTGCCAGCTCCCAATTCACCGCCGGTGCGGCAGTGGGCGTAGAGCTTTCGCAGGTGCTTGCAGATCAGGGCACGAGGGATCTGTTCCAGGAGTTGGCCGACGAATACCTGTTGCGGTCCGGCGTCTCCGGCGTGCAGCCGAAGCTTCTGGTTCCAGAGCAGTCCGGCGCAATATTTGGCAAGGCCCTTCTCCCGACACGCGAGCTTATCGTCAAGACCGAAGGCGCCCACTTTCCGGGCCTGGCAATCAACGAATACCTCTGCATGTCCATCGCCCGGGAAGCGGGCATTCCGGTACCTGAGTTCCATCTTTCAGAAGACGGTAAGCGTTTCGTCATGCGGCGGTTCGATCGCACGCAGGCAGGCGCGCCAATCGGGTTCGAGGACATCGCCGTCCTGGTAGGACTCAATGCGAAAGCGAAGTACAGCCTGAGCTACGAACAGGTTGCCCAGGTGCTCAATCTTTACTGCTCGGTGGAGCATCGGCCGGCGGCATTGGCGCAGCTGTTCGACCAGGTCGCGTTGTCTGTATTGGTTGGCAACGGTGATGCGCATCTCAAGAACTTCGGCGTGATCTACGAAGATCCTTCCAAGGGCAGCGTAACGATGTCGCCCGCCTACGATATCGTCTGCACCACCTGCTACCTGCCCAGCGACGTGCTGGCGCTGACATTGAATCATCAGAAGGGCCTGATGGCAGCAAGGGCGGATCTGGAGGCATTCGGGAAGAACCACTGTGGGCTTGCCGATCCGATGGCAAGAATCGCCCGACTGGTTGAAGCCATGCACGTGGTCATGTACACCGAGAGCCATCGGATCGACCAGGTTCGTGGCCTGCGACAGTGTTTCGAGCCTTCGCTGGCGCGGTTCGAGAAACTGTTGGCGAGGCAAGGCTCGAACGCCAGCGCTCGATAG
- a CDS encoding SymE family type I addiction module toxin — MKRQRPDDSYNDYPSQSAIARSARERRTQSAPCTPPAHFHEELKVPYLKIRGQWLRQMGFNVGRKLQIEASAGVITIKLLGTPAVEDPRVPRFVERTIFHGEINSDLGQFLPEDVIP; from the coding sequence ATGAAAAGGCAACGACCCGACGACAGCTACAACGACTACCCGTCCCAATCCGCGATTGCCCGGAGCGCACGCGAACGCCGTACGCAATCCGCACCGTGCACGCCACCCGCGCACTTCCACGAAGAGCTGAAGGTTCCCTACCTCAAGATCCGCGGCCAGTGGTTGCGGCAGATGGGCTTCAACGTGGGCCGCAAGCTGCAGATCGAAGCCAGCGCGGGCGTCATCACCATCAAGCTGCTGGGCACGCCAGCAGTGGAAGACCCACGGGTGCCCCGGTTCGTGGAACGCACGATCTTCCACGGCGAGATCAACTCCGACCTGGGGCAGTTCCTTCCCGAGGACGTCATCCCATGA
- a CDS encoding ferredoxin--NADP reductase: protein MPVQFPLKLIDRRMLAPTVGHYQFLRDDGQPLDFQPGQFIQVHFEYADGTATKRSYSLATIHDHAMAPGEAVDIAVSFVPGGAATALFEGLDLGGHVTASGPFGRFCLMPGDHNARYLLIATGTGVTPYRSMLPLLATAMAERGVEVVLLQGARTPEELLYSEDFYAFAAAHPGFRYVPCLSRELPENPHPDVRHGYVQQHLAEFAPNPATDIAYLCGNPDMVDATFEALKEAGLPTPQVRREKYVSSK, encoded by the coding sequence GTGCCTGTTCAATTCCCCCTCAAGCTGATCGACCGGCGCATGCTGGCCCCCACCGTCGGCCACTACCAGTTCCTGCGTGATGACGGCCAACCGCTGGATTTCCAGCCCGGACAGTTCATCCAGGTCCATTTCGAGTACGCCGACGGCACTGCCACCAAGCGCAGCTACTCCCTGGCCACCATCCACGACCACGCCATGGCCCCGGGCGAAGCCGTTGATATTGCAGTCAGCTTTGTGCCCGGCGGCGCCGCCACGGCCCTGTTCGAAGGCCTGGACCTGGGCGGCCACGTGACCGCCAGCGGCCCGTTCGGTCGGTTCTGCCTGATGCCGGGCGACCACAACGCCCGCTACCTGCTCATCGCCACCGGCACCGGGGTCACCCCGTACCGCTCCATGCTGCCGCTGCTGGCCACCGCCATGGCCGAGCGCGGGGTGGAAGTGGTGCTGCTCCAGGGCGCCCGCACCCCCGAAGAGCTGCTCTACAGCGAAGACTTCTACGCCTTCGCCGCCGCCCACCCGGGCTTCCGTTACGTGCCGTGCCTGTCCCGCGAGCTGCCCGAGAACCCGCACCCGGACGTCCGCCACGGCTACGTGCAGCAGCACCTGGCCGAGTTTGCGCCCAACCCCGCCACCGACATCGCCTACCTGTGCGGCAACCCGGACATGGTGGATGCGACGTTCGAGGCGTTGAAGGAGGCTGGGTTGCCGACGCCGCAGGTGCGGCGGGAGAAGTACGTTAGCAGTAAGTAA
- a CDS encoding ABC transporter ATP-binding protein produces the protein MASQNTPATSTAPALRVRDLRKTYDNGTQALKGVSLDVAPGDFFALLGPNGAGKSTLIGIISSLVNLSEGQVEVFGSDLVRNRSATMRLIGLVPQEINFNLFEKPFDILVNYAGFYGVARAEAEKMAEEELKRAHLWEKAQVMSRTLSGGMKRRLMIARAMMTRPRLLILDEPTAGVDIEIRRDMWRVLKEINAAGTTIILTTHYLEEAEHLCRNLAIINHGQIVTQGPMRELLAKLDVEGFLFDIDGELPAQLPVIEGTTMVAIDGHTLDVDMPRAMDLNRVFAALNASGIRVRSMRTKSNRLEELFVRLTGNQENAA, from the coding sequence TTGGCATCCCAGAACACTCCCGCGACCAGTACCGCCCCCGCCCTGCGGGTGCGCGACCTCCGCAAGACCTATGACAACGGCACCCAGGCCCTGAAAGGGGTTTCGCTGGACGTTGCCCCGGGCGACTTCTTCGCGCTGCTGGGCCCGAACGGGGCCGGCAAGTCCACCCTGATCGGGATCATCAGCTCGCTGGTGAACCTCAGCGAGGGCCAGGTGGAGGTATTCGGCAGCGACCTGGTGCGCAACCGCAGCGCCACCATGCGGCTGATCGGCCTGGTGCCGCAGGAAATCAACTTCAACCTGTTCGAGAAGCCCTTCGACATCCTGGTCAACTACGCCGGTTTCTATGGCGTGGCCCGTGCCGAGGCCGAGAAGATGGCCGAGGAGGAGCTCAAGCGCGCCCATCTGTGGGAAAAGGCGCAGGTGATGAGCCGGACGCTGTCGGGCGGCATGAAGCGCCGGCTGATGATCGCCCGGGCGATGATGACCCGCCCGCGCCTGCTGATCCTGGATGAGCCCACCGCGGGCGTGGATATCGAGATCCGCCGCGACATGTGGCGGGTGCTGAAGGAGATCAACGCCGCCGGCACCACGATCATCCTCACCACGCATTACCTGGAAGAGGCCGAGCACCTGTGCCGCAACCTGGCCATCATCAACCACGGCCAGATCGTGACCCAGGGGCCGATGCGCGAGCTGCTGGCCAAGCTGGACGTGGAAGGCTTCCTGTTCGACATCGACGGTGAGCTGCCGGCGCAGCTGCCGGTGATCGAGGGCACCACGATGGTGGCCATCGACGGGCACACGCTGGACGTGGACATGCCGCGCGCGATGGATCTGAACCGGGTATTCGCGGCGCTGAACGCGTCGGGCATCCGGGTGCGGTCGATGCGGACCAAGAGCAACCGCCTGGAGGAGCTGTTCGTGCGCCTCACCGGCAACCAGGAGAACGCGGCATGA